One Microtus pennsylvanicus isolate mMicPen1 chromosome 3, mMicPen1.hap1, whole genome shotgun sequence DNA window includes the following coding sequences:
- the LOC142847035 gene encoding cytochrome P450 1A2, producing MALFQNISLTPELLLATAIFCIVFYVVKALRTRVPKGLKSPPGPWGWPIIGHMLTLGKNPHLSLTKLSKQYGDVLQIRIGSTPVVVLSGLDTIRQALVKKGDDFKGRPDLYSFTLITNGKSMTFNPDSGPVWVARRRLAMDALKSFSIASDPTSSSSCYLEEHVSKEANHLVSKFQKQMEEVGHFEPVNLVVETVVNVIGAMCFGKNFPRKSEEMLSIVKSSNDFVENVSSGNAVDFFPILRYLPNPALKRFKNFNDKFVLFLQKTVQEHYQDFNKNSIQDITGALFKHTENSKDNGVQIPQEKIVNIVNDLFGAGFDTVTTAISWSLLLLVTRPNVQRKIHRELDTVIGRDRQPRLSDRPQLPYLEAFILEIYRYTSFVPFTIPHSTTRDTSLNGFHIPKERCIFINQWQVNHDEKQWEDPFEFRPERFLTEDSTAINKTLSEKVMIFGLGKRRCIGETPAKWEVFLFLAILLHQLEFSVPPGLKVDLTPTYGLTMKPPICKHLQVWPRFSK from the exons ATGGCATTGTTCCAGAACATCTCCTTGACCCCAGAGCTACTACTGGCCACTGCCATCTTCTGTATAGTATTTTATGTGGTCAAGGCTTTAAGAACCCGGGTCCCCAAAGGTCTGAAGAGTCCACCTGGACCCTGGGGATGGCCCATCATTGGGCATATGCTGACCCTGGGGAAGAACCCACACCTGTCTCTGACCAAGCTGAGCAAGCAGTATGGGGACGTGCTGCAGATCCGCATTGGCTCCACCCCTGTGGTGGTGCTGAGTGGCCTGGACACCATCCGGCAGGCCCTGGTGAAGAAGGGAGATGACTTCAAGGGCCGACCAGACCTCTACAGTTTCACACTTATCACTAACGGTAAAAGCATGACCTTCAACCCAGACAGTGGACCTGTGTGGGTTGCCCGCCGCCGCCTAGCCATGGATGCTCTGAAGAGTTTCTCCATAGCCTCAGACCCGACATCATCATCCTCTTGCTACTTAGAGGAGCATGTGAGCAAGGAGGCTAACCATCTAGTCAGCAAGTTCCAGAAGCAGATGGAAGAAGTTGGGCACTTCGAACCTGTCAATTTAGTGGTAGAAACGGTGGTTAATGTCATTGGAGCCATGTGTTTTGGGAAGAACTTCCCCCGGAAGAGCGAAGAGATGCTGAGCATCGTGAAGAGCAGCAACGACTTTGTAGAGAATGTCTCATCAGGGAATGCTGTGGACTTCTTCCCCATCCTGCGCTATCTGCCCAACCCAGCCCTCAAGAGGTTTAAGAACTTCAATGATAAATTTGTGCTGTTCCTACAGAAGACCGTCCAGGAGCACTATCAAGACTTCAACAAG AACAGTATCCAGGACATCACAGGTGCCCTGTTCAAGCACACTGAGAACTCCAAGGACAACGGTGTCCAAATCCCCCAGGAGAAGATTGTCAACATTGTCAACGACCTCTTTGGAGCTG GATTTGACACAGTCACAACAGCCATCTCCTGGAGCCTTTTGCTCCTTGTGACACGGCCCAATGTGCAGAGGAAGATCCACAGGGAGCTGG ACACAGTGATTGGCAGGGATCGGCAACCACGGCTTTCTGACAGACCTCAGCTGCCCTATCTGGAGGCCTTCATCCTGGAGATATACCGATACACATCCTTTGTCCCCTTCACCATCCCCCACAG caCAACGAGGGACACCTCACTGAATGGCTTCCACATTCCTAAGGAGCGCTGTATCTTCATAAACCAGTGGCAGGTCAACCATGACGA AAAGCAGTGGGAAGACCCCTTTGAGTTCCGTCCAGAGCGGTTTCTTACTGAGgacagcacagccatcaacaAGACTCTGAGTGAAAAGGTCATGATTTTTGGCCTGGGAAAGCGTCGGTGCATTGGAGAGACCCCGGCCAAGTGGGAAGTCTTCCTCTTCTTAGCCATCCTGCTGCATCAGCTGGAGTTCAGCGTGCCACCAGGCCTCAAGGTGGACCTGACACCAACCTACGGGCTGACCATGAAGCCTCCGATCTGCAAACACCTTCAGGTGTGGCCACGCTTTTCCAAGTGA